In Paenibacillus sp. 1781tsa1, one DNA window encodes the following:
- a CDS encoding RluA family pseudouridine synthase: MSEHRHDHDAIPILFEDNHLLGITKPVNVPTQEDASGDPDLLTLLKQDLKERYNKPGNVYLGLVHRLDRPVGGAMIFAKTSKAASRLSETVRGRHFRKIYAAVVHGKLPAQQGTLKHTLLKDARTNTVTVVPKGTAGGKDAVLDYRVIGETDRYSLVHIELHTGRSHQIRVQMKEVGCPLYGDQKYGASVNKPGQQIALWSVIAAFPHPVTKEEVILQSLPAREFPWAEWPAAVYQKAFEQPI, translated from the coding sequence ATGTCAGAACATCGGCATGATCACGATGCAATTCCGATTCTGTTCGAAGACAACCATCTGTTAGGTATTACGAAGCCGGTCAATGTACCTACCCAGGAAGATGCATCAGGTGATCCGGATTTGCTCACATTGCTGAAGCAAGATCTGAAAGAACGATATAATAAACCTGGCAATGTCTATCTCGGGTTAGTACACCGACTTGATCGTCCCGTTGGAGGGGCAATGATCTTTGCCAAGACATCCAAAGCAGCTTCGAGATTGTCCGAGACAGTGCGGGGACGTCATTTCCGTAAAATATATGCGGCTGTTGTACATGGCAAGTTGCCTGCACAGCAGGGAACGTTAAAACACACGCTTCTGAAAGATGCACGCACAAATACCGTTACCGTTGTACCTAAGGGTACGGCTGGCGGTAAGGATGCCGTTCTGGATTACCGTGTTATAGGGGAGACAGACCGTTACAGCCTCGTCCATATTGAACTGCACACCGGCAGATCTCATCAGATTCGAGTGCAGATGAAAGAAGTCGGCTGCCCTCTGTACGGGGATCAGAAGTACGGTGCAAGTGTGAATAAACCCGGGCAACAAATTGCTCTATGGTCTGTGATTGCAGCCTTTCCTCATCCAGTTACCAAAGAAGAAGTTATTCTACAATCTTTGCCTGCAAGAGAGTTTCCCTGGGCAGAATGGCCTGCTGCGGTGTACCAAAAAGCTTTTGAACAACCTATATAA
- a CDS encoding MarR family winged helix-turn-helix transcriptional regulator, translating to MTDTYEVFYIINSFRQVNQMLFRAFWNENKEIELTSIQFMVLSILRERPSIGINEVAELCHMGSSSMSAVVERLVKGEYIVRTRSDADRRSVKLQITDKGEKVQRETHHLWMERVSPILDISKEDLEHLLRIHSQMIEKLQGREMNNI from the coding sequence ATGACTGATACGTATGAAGTATTCTATATTATCAATTCGTTCCGCCAAGTGAATCAAATGCTCTTTCGAGCATTCTGGAATGAAAACAAGGAGATCGAGTTGACTTCGATTCAGTTTATGGTGTTATCCATCCTGAGGGAGCGTCCTTCCATCGGCATCAACGAAGTGGCTGAGCTATGCCATATGGGCAGCAGTTCCATGAGTGCTGTTGTGGAGCGGCTCGTAAAGGGCGAGTATATCGTTCGGACACGTTCAGATGCTGACCGCCGATCCGTTAAGCTTCAGATTACGGATAAAGGGGAAAAGGTCCAACGGGAAACGCACCATTTGTGGATGGAAAGAGTGTCGCCCATTCTGGATATATCGAAGGAAGATCTTGAGCACCTACTTAGAATTCATAGTCAAATGATTGAAAAGTTACAAGGAAGAGAGATGAACAACATATGA
- a CDS encoding nitroreductase family protein, with amino-acid sequence MSTGLSHDISSGKRRAGTCEFSPLPVPQSVIRKLLDEADPSLYVMSSEPWRFMLFAGEGRQLYLEAVRQSYPPHLADRYGDWATYQYTEAIPTHLVVVAPRNAREDDLLPAKAWSKRFSILAAEQGLNAVWKINDYQQHPVFMNLMGLTIEEKVLGVFHIGYGDQPALRDMDASRPASELMTVYDHLV; translated from the coding sequence ATGTCTACCGGTCTAAGTCACGATATAAGCAGCGGCAAAAGACGTGCAGGAACTTGCGAATTCAGTCCGTTGCCAGTACCCCAGTCGGTTATACGAAAGTTGCTTGATGAAGCAGATCCTTCATTATATGTGATGAGTTCAGAACCTTGGAGGTTTATGTTGTTTGCAGGCGAAGGACGACAGCTTTATCTAGAAGCGGTCAGACAGAGCTATCCACCCCATCTGGCTGATCGCTACGGCGATTGGGCTACATATCAATACACGGAAGCAATCCCTACCCATCTGGTTGTCGTGGCGCCTAGAAATGCCCGAGAGGATGATCTTCTGCCGGCCAAAGCCTGGAGCAAACGCTTTAGTATACTGGCTGCGGAACAGGGTTTGAATGCGGTTTGGAAGATCAATGATTATCAACAACATCCTGTATTTATGAATTTGATGGGTTTGACAATTGAAGAGAAGGTGTTAGGTGTATTCCATATCGGTTACGGAGACCAGCCTGCATTGCGGGATATGGATGCAAGCAGACCAGCCTCTGAACTGATGACGGTCTATGACCATCTGGTATAA
- a CDS encoding MarR family winged helix-turn-helix transcriptional regulator, with protein sequence MYNSDFAKCWSRLTKDYKLHMDQELAPSLTEAQLAVLEVLEDHQKMKPSDLIPYLATTPAAVTMLLDRMEKNDLIRRNRDNQDRRIVWVSLSDKGRMETERGITIRNEFMNSVLSNISMHNQQLLVYLLGKMTTPKTKEPALSTSV encoded by the coding sequence ATGTATAATTCCGATTTTGCCAAGTGCTGGTCCAGACTAACCAAAGATTATAAACTGCATATGGATCAAGAGCTGGCACCCTCATTGACGGAGGCTCAGTTAGCTGTTCTGGAGGTGCTTGAGGATCATCAGAAGATGAAACCTTCGGATCTGATTCCTTATCTGGCGACTACGCCAGCTGCCGTAACCATGCTGCTCGATCGGATGGAAAAGAATGATCTGATTCGCAGGAATCGGGATAATCAGGATCGACGCATTGTCTGGGTTTCTCTTTCCGATAAAGGAAGAATGGAAACAGAGCGGGGGATTACCATCCGCAATGAATTCATGAACTCTGTTCTCAGTAACATATCGATGCACAATCAACAATTGCTGGTATATCTGTTAGGCAAAATGACAACACCCAAAACCAAAGAGCCTGCATTATCTACTTCGGTATAA
- a CDS encoding flavodoxin: MAKLLVAYASMTGNTEEIAELIVEGITQGGHEADLKSVTDCNASDVLDYDGFMIGVYTWGDGELPDEFLDFYEELDELDLSGKRAAVFGSGDTSYEQFCGAVDLAAAKLQERGAEVSPEMLKIEYSPLEQEKETCRDFGKRFAAAGLQVS, from the coding sequence ATGGCTAAATTGTTAGTGGCTTATGCGAGCATGACGGGAAATACAGAAGAAATTGCAGAACTGATTGTGGAAGGAATTACACAGGGAGGCCACGAGGCAGACCTAAAATCCGTTACGGATTGTAATGCATCTGATGTATTGGACTATGACGGATTCATGATCGGTGTGTACACCTGGGGAGACGGGGAGTTGCCAGATGAATTCCTTGATTTCTATGAGGAGCTGGATGAGCTTGACCTGAGTGGTAAGAGAGCCGCGGTGTTTGGTAGTGGTGACACCTCGTATGAGCAGTTCTGTGGTGCAGTTGATCTCGCGGCTGCCAAGCTGCAAGAACGTGGGGCGGAGGTATCTCCAGAGATGTTGAAAATTGAATATAGTCCGCTTGAGCAGGAGAAAGAAACATGCCGTGACTTTGGCAAACGCTTCGCTGCTGCCGGATTACAGGTATCCTAA
- a CDS encoding MGMT family protein encodes MTPFTKQVIAIIAAIPEGKVMTYGQIAAHAGSPRAARQVVRILHSMSRKERLPWHRVVNAKGEISIPDEHSRMMQETELISEGVEFQLNGTINLKRFGHEPDPVFLIDPTIQPE; translated from the coding sequence ATGACCCCATTTACCAAACAAGTCATTGCAATCATCGCAGCAATTCCCGAAGGTAAAGTGATGACTTACGGTCAGATTGCAGCCCATGCCGGTAGTCCAAGAGCCGCGAGACAAGTCGTACGAATCCTGCACTCTATGAGCCGCAAGGAACGTCTGCCTTGGCACCGCGTCGTCAATGCAAAAGGCGAAATCTCCATCCCGGATGAACACTCGCGTATGATGCAGGAAACAGAACTGATTAGCGAAGGTGTGGAGTTTCAGCTGAACGGAACCATTAATCTCAAACGGTTCGGACATGAGCCCGATCCTGTATTTCTTATCGATCCAACGATCCAGCCCGAATAA
- a CDS encoding 4-hydroxyphenylacetate 3-hydroxylase family protein produces MPVKSGTQYRERIDAQSVPCWYKGNLITGKRSEHVAFAGLMETQMYMYDLQSDPKFAETMTYASPADGKPVGISFLPPTSADDLRKRREGMNIWANVHHGFLGRSPDYMNTAIMSFYTGADLLNELSPQYAENLKNYYAYCRDHDITLSHAFIQPYASKMSGQLDATEDAIAAKVVDRTEEGLIISGAFMMATQAATSDEIFVYPSPSPAPFDDENPFAFSFAVPNDLPGISLVCRDTYAAESHTNYPLSSRYEEMDNIVIFDRVLVPHERIFFAGSEEMSSRLFSGSNFHIHAGHQVLCRYIAKTEFVLGTIQLLTDTLDLNTEAHVIEKSARVFAGLESLKALALAAEAGAIPDGRGFVIPAPKPLMAANLLFPKLYPEMIEILQLLGSSGVIMIPQEEEFQSDIAPSLNIYLKGNDMASHERNALFRLIWELGAGSFGGRQTQFERFFFGNVLTVSNRLYSVYNKDQTNRQLVRDFLSNNSQ; encoded by the coding sequence ATGCCTGTTAAAAGTGGCACACAGTATCGCGAACGAATTGATGCACAGTCCGTCCCTTGCTGGTACAAAGGTAACCTTATTACTGGAAAACGCTCTGAACATGTAGCATTTGCTGGTTTAATGGAGACCCAGATGTACATGTATGATCTGCAATCTGATCCTAAATTTGCAGAAACGATGACGTATGCCTCCCCGGCAGACGGCAAACCTGTGGGCATATCCTTCCTGCCTCCAACCAGTGCCGACGACCTCCGTAAACGACGGGAAGGGATGAATATCTGGGCAAATGTGCATCATGGCTTTCTTGGTCGCTCACCCGATTACATGAATACAGCCATAATGTCCTTTTACACAGGTGCCGATCTCCTGAACGAACTGTCTCCGCAATATGCGGAAAATCTCAAAAATTATTATGCGTACTGCCGTGATCATGATATCACGCTATCCCATGCCTTCATTCAGCCATATGCCAGCAAAATGTCAGGGCAATTGGATGCTACTGAGGATGCTATTGCCGCAAAGGTCGTGGATCGCACCGAGGAAGGTCTCATTATTAGCGGTGCATTCATGATGGCTACACAAGCTGCCACTTCGGATGAGATTTTTGTCTATCCGTCACCTTCTCCCGCCCCATTTGATGACGAAAATCCATTTGCATTCTCTTTTGCTGTCCCCAATGATCTCCCAGGAATCAGTCTGGTATGCAGGGATACGTACGCTGCCGAATCTCACACCAACTATCCTCTGAGTTCCAGATATGAAGAAATGGACAATATCGTCATCTTTGACCGGGTGCTTGTTCCGCATGAACGAATATTTTTTGCAGGAAGTGAGGAAATGTCCTCGCGTCTCTTCAGTGGCAGCAACTTTCATATTCACGCAGGTCATCAGGTATTGTGTCGTTATATTGCCAAGACGGAATTTGTTCTCGGTACAATCCAGCTTCTCACGGATACGCTGGATCTGAATACGGAAGCACATGTTATAGAAAAATCTGCACGTGTGTTCGCAGGTCTTGAATCGTTAAAAGCATTGGCCTTGGCCGCGGAGGCAGGTGCAATACCAGACGGAAGAGGATTTGTAATACCTGCACCCAAACCATTGATGGCAGCCAATCTCCTTTTTCCGAAACTTTATCCTGAGATGATTGAAATTCTGCAGCTCTTGGGTTCGAGCGGGGTGATTATGATCCCTCAGGAAGAAGAGTTTCAATCCGATATCGCTCCTTCACTGAATATATATCTGAAAGGGAATGATATGGCTTCTCACGAACGCAACGCTCTCTTCCGCCTGATCTGGGAGCTTGGAGCTGGATCATTCGGGGGCAGACAGACCCAATTCGAACGATTCTTTTTTGGCAATGTCCTTACGGTATCCAATCGGTTGTACTCTGTCTACAACAAAGATCAGACGAATCGTCAGCTCGTTCGTGATTTTCTATCCAACAACAGCCAATAA
- a CDS encoding DHA2 family efflux MFS transporter permease subunit: MSTTTAAAPSSAMDNIKKGPIVAALLIGAFVAFLNQTLMNVALPKIMEDLAINANKAQWLTTGYMLVNGVLIPVTAYLIAKFSTRQIFITAMTLFTIGTLVCGLSPTFTILMVGRVIQAAGAGILMPLMTVVFLTIFPIEKRGQAMGTMGIAMILAPAIGPTLSGYVVEHYSWRLLFYIILPFSIIATAIGIAFVKNVTRQSRPKLDYPGVILSTLGFGSLLYGFSDAGTDGWGSAIVIGCLVVGAISLILFVIRQLTTDHPLLEFRIFKYNMYSLTTIINMLVTMAMFAGMILLPIFLQNIRGFSPIESGLLMMPGAILMGIMSPITGRIFDKVGARWLSVAGLAITAITTFGLSRLAIDTTYGYMMFIYTARMFGMSMLMMPIQTAGLNQLPQRLNAHGTAMSNTLRTVAGAIGTAILVTIMSSKLKTHLADAVAAGQVDPNNKTAMLAATADATIYGVNYAFIVATGMTVVALIMAFFIRKTKPAVEPVTVEQEKATATA, translated from the coding sequence ATGAGCACGACTACTGCTGCAGCTCCATCCTCCGCGATGGACAACATCAAGAAAGGCCCGATTGTAGCGGCATTGTTAATTGGTGCCTTCGTGGCATTTTTGAACCAAACCCTGATGAACGTAGCTCTTCCTAAAATCATGGAAGACCTCGCGATCAATGCAAACAAAGCCCAATGGTTAACCACGGGTTACATGCTCGTCAACGGTGTACTGATTCCAGTTACGGCGTATCTGATTGCGAAATTTTCAACTCGTCAAATTTTCATTACAGCCATGACTCTCTTTACCATAGGGACGTTAGTCTGTGGTCTTAGTCCAACCTTCACCATTCTAATGGTAGGTCGTGTCATTCAGGCTGCGGGTGCAGGTATCCTGATGCCTCTGATGACCGTTGTATTCCTGACCATCTTCCCGATTGAGAAACGCGGCCAGGCCATGGGAACCATGGGGATTGCGATGATTCTGGCTCCTGCGATTGGGCCTACACTTTCAGGTTATGTAGTTGAGCACTATTCCTGGAGATTATTGTTCTACATCATCTTGCCATTCTCTATTATTGCAACGGCAATTGGTATTGCTTTTGTCAAAAACGTAACACGTCAGTCCAGACCTAAACTGGATTATCCAGGTGTTATTTTATCTACACTTGGTTTTGGTAGTTTGCTTTACGGATTTAGTGATGCGGGTACCGATGGATGGGGCAGTGCAATTGTCATTGGATGCCTCGTCGTAGGTGCGATATCCCTGATTCTGTTCGTTATTCGTCAACTGACAACAGATCATCCGCTCCTTGAATTCCGTATTTTCAAGTACAATATGTATTCATTAACGACAATTATCAATATGCTTGTGACGATGGCGATGTTTGCAGGTATGATCCTGCTTCCTATTTTCCTGCAAAACATTCGTGGTTTCTCACCGATTGAATCAGGACTTCTGATGATGCCTGGTGCGATATTGATGGGGATCATGTCTCCGATCACGGGTCGCATATTTGATAAGGTAGGCGCTCGCTGGCTTTCGGTTGCAGGTCTTGCCATTACGGCGATTACAACATTTGGACTGAGTCGTCTGGCCATCGATACTACTTACGGCTACATGATGTTTATCTATACGGCTCGTATGTTCGGTATGTCGATGCTGATGATGCCGATCCAGACAGCAGGTCTGAATCAACTGCCTCAACGTCTGAATGCACATGGTACAGCGATGTCCAACACATTGCGTACTGTTGCCGGTGCAATCGGTACAGCCATTCTCGTTACCATCATGAGCAGCAAGCTCAAAACACATCTGGCGGATGCAGTGGCTGCTGGCCAAGTAGACCCTAATAATAAGACAGCGATGTTAGCTGCTACCGCCGATGCAACGATTTACGGTGTTAACTATGCATTCATCGTGGCTACCGGAATGACCGTGGTTGCTTTAATTATGGCGTTCTTTATTCGTAAAACAAAACCAGCTGTTGAACCTGTTACGGTAGAACAGGAAAAAGCGACGGCTACAGCATAA
- a CDS encoding HAMP domain-containing sensor histidine kinase — MDRQLKQKKPKRTISILSHWTLRYFLILCIGFTIIAAGALYWIRTTSIEKSLKTAELLGLEIADHVTSENNMLRVPPDLDRLVTKREKLFNTDHYFCVMILDNNNQLIFSQPKMEQKDVQYRLSDDYLEPRNNKYAGVTVNISEGDQTLGKVWVMQSKQSITFGPETIWLVALILGGLILCGWFTIYLLSNKLSRPIRQVAYAAEQIRGGNYNVSLDLNTREREINELVNSFRDMASRLQQLEEWRTLSLAGVSHELKTPVTSIKGLVMAVRDDVVSPQEGKEFLDIALKESERMERMVADLLDYNAMAAGSVTVRKERTDLKLLVGEIIYQWKIAYEDKLPEVQLHTPPVNFFTLGDALRIQQIIVNLLNNALHATAPEQKAVFDIYLRAEGQMLYVDVKDNGTGIAAEDQPKIFERFYRGELKKRRNRGLGLGLTYSRLLAQEQGGELTLVSSSPEGSTFRLSLPRWTATQEAMNTEKAYGAAVKV, encoded by the coding sequence ATTGGTTTCACGATTATTGCGGCAGGGGCACTCTACTGGATTCGAACAACTTCCATTGAGAAAAGCCTCAAAACCGCAGAACTTCTTGGTCTGGAGATTGCCGATCATGTGACCAGTGAAAATAATATGCTTCGGGTTCCACCCGATCTGGACAGATTGGTAACCAAGCGAGAGAAACTATTTAATACAGATCATTATTTTTGTGTGATGATCTTGGACAATAACAATCAATTGATCTTTTCCCAGCCTAAAATGGAACAAAAAGATGTGCAGTATCGACTGTCAGACGACTATCTTGAACCGCGAAACAACAAATATGCAGGTGTAACGGTCAACATATCCGAGGGCGATCAAACCTTGGGTAAAGTGTGGGTTATGCAGTCCAAACAATCCATTACATTTGGTCCAGAGACCATATGGCTCGTGGCTCTAATCCTCGGAGGACTAATCCTCTGTGGATGGTTCACAATCTATCTCCTGTCCAATAAGTTATCCAGACCTATTCGTCAGGTAGCCTATGCAGCTGAACAGATTCGAGGTGGCAATTATAATGTGAGTCTTGACTTGAATACACGAGAGCGTGAGATCAATGAACTTGTTAATTCATTCCGCGATATGGCCTCTCGTCTCCAACAACTCGAAGAATGGCGCACACTTTCGCTGGCAGGGGTAAGTCATGAACTCAAGACACCGGTAACTTCCATCAAGGGGCTCGTTATGGCAGTACGTGACGATGTCGTGAGTCCACAGGAAGGGAAAGAATTTTTGGATATCGCTTTGAAGGAATCTGAACGCATGGAGCGTATGGTCGCAGATTTGCTTGACTATAACGCCATGGCTGCAGGAAGTGTTACCGTTCGCAAGGAACGGACGGATCTGAAGCTTTTGGTCGGTGAGATCATCTATCAGTGGAAGATTGCGTATGAGGACAAACTGCCAGAGGTTCAGCTGCACACCCCACCAGTCAACTTCTTTACCCTGGGGGATGCTCTCCGCATTCAGCAGATCATTGTTAATTTGCTCAATAACGCACTTCATGCCACAGCTCCTGAACAAAAGGCTGTCTTCGATATTTATCTACGCGCAGAAGGACAGATGCTGTATGTTGATGTCAAGGACAACGGCACAGGCATCGCGGCCGAAGACCAACCCAAGATCTTCGAACGCTTCTATCGTGGAGAGCTCAAGAAACGTCGTAACCGTGGCCTGGGTCTAGGCTTAACATATAGCCGGTTACTCGCTCAGGAACAAGGCGGTGAACTGACACTTGTCTCCAGTAGTCCGGAAGGGAGCACGTTCAGATTGAGCCTTCCACGCTGGACTGCAACTCAAGAAGCCATGAATACAGAAAAAGCATACGGAGCAGCCGTTAAAGTGTAA
- a CDS encoding class I SAM-dependent methyltransferase — protein sequence MYVAKNWKDYEVIDTGGGEKLERWGDVILRRPDPQIIWPLEQETNEWRQVHGHYHRSSSGGGNWDMKKPIPERWTIGYENLKFHIKPTSFKHTGLFPEQAANWSWMMDKISNAGRPISVLNLFAYTGGATVAAAYAGASVVHVDAAKGMVQWAKENVQLSGLADRPVRFITDDVFKFVQREQRRGNRYDAIIMDPPSYGRGPNGETWKLEENLYPFLKSCMTILSDNPLFMLVNSYTTGISSTVLRNMLTMTMSAQYGGDITAGEIGLPITRSGLDLPCGILGRWES from the coding sequence ATGTACGTAGCTAAGAATTGGAAGGACTATGAAGTAATCGATACAGGAGGCGGCGAGAAACTGGAGCGTTGGGGAGATGTGATTTTACGCAGACCCGATCCACAGATTATCTGGCCCCTTGAGCAAGAAACCAATGAATGGCGTCAGGTGCATGGTCACTATCATCGCAGTTCTTCCGGTGGCGGTAACTGGGATATGAAAAAGCCCATTCCCGAGCGCTGGACGATCGGATACGAAAACCTGAAATTCCACATTAAACCTACCAGCTTCAAGCACACTGGTCTGTTCCCTGAACAAGCCGCCAACTGGAGCTGGATGATGGATAAAATCTCCAATGCAGGACGCCCGATTTCTGTCTTGAACCTGTTTGCCTATACGGGCGGAGCAACAGTAGCCGCAGCTTACGCAGGCGCTTCTGTCGTGCATGTGGATGCAGCTAAAGGCATGGTTCAATGGGCCAAGGAAAATGTTCAATTATCCGGACTGGCTGATCGCCCTGTTCGTTTTATTACAGATGATGTATTCAAATTCGTACAACGGGAGCAACGGCGTGGAAATCGTTATGACGCCATTATCATGGACCCTCCTTCTTATGGCCGCGGTCCGAATGGCGAGACATGGAAACTGGAAGAAAACCTTTATCCATTCTTGAAGTCATGTATGACGATCTTGTCGGATAATCCATTATTCATGCTGGTTAACTCCTACACCACGGGTATCTCCTCCACAGTTCTGCGCAACATGTTGACCATGACGATGTCTGCTCAGTACGGTGGTGACATTACCGCAGGTGAAATCGGTCTGCCGATCACACGCAGTGGTCTGGATCTGCCTTGTGGTATTTTGGGCCGTTGGGAGTCCTAA
- a CDS encoding DUF1540 domain-containing protein, with the protein MAKDVLCEVNSCRHWAQENKCNASSIYIVSHSSKEASQSAETDCKTFEVK; encoded by the coding sequence ATGGCAAAAGACGTATTGTGTGAAGTTAATTCCTGTCGTCACTGGGCTCAAGAGAACAAATGTAACGCTTCTTCGATCTACATCGTGAGCCACAGTTCCAAAGAAGCAAGTCAGTCTGCTGAAACAGACTGTAAGACTTTTGAAGTAAAATAA